In Rheinheimera sp. MM224, one DNA window encodes the following:
- a CDS encoding thiazole synthase — protein sequence MQSEFNIYGETLNSRLILGSALYPNPTMMQQALQQSGCEAVTLSLRRQAPEQQGGEQFWQLIRDLKLRLLPNTAGCFSVQQAVTLAQMSREIFQTNWIKLELIGDDYNLQPDPILLLQAAEQLLADGFEVLPYCTDDLVLCKRLYELGCNVLMPWAAPIGSGLGVLNPYALRTLRERLPDATLIVDAGLGLPSHACQVMEMGFDGVLLNSAVALAKDPLLMAKAFSQAVSAGRSAFLAGAMPKQDFASPSTPVLGMPFWLQEAP from the coding sequence ATGCAATCCGAATTTAACATTTACGGCGAAACCCTTAACAGCAGGCTGATTTTAGGCAGCGCCCTCTATCCAAACCCGACGATGATGCAGCAGGCATTACAACAAAGTGGCTGCGAAGCAGTGACTTTAAGCCTGCGTCGGCAAGCGCCTGAACAGCAAGGCGGCGAGCAGTTCTGGCAACTGATCCGCGACTTAAAACTCAGGCTCTTGCCCAATACAGCGGGCTGTTTTTCAGTGCAGCAAGCTGTGACCTTGGCGCAGATGTCGCGGGAGATTTTCCAGACTAATTGGATAAAACTGGAGCTGATAGGCGATGACTACAACCTGCAGCCCGACCCGATTTTATTGCTGCAAGCGGCCGAGCAACTACTGGCGGATGGTTTTGAGGTATTACCTTATTGCACTGACGATTTGGTGCTTTGCAAAAGGTTGTATGAACTCGGCTGCAATGTGCTGATGCCCTGGGCAGCGCCTATAGGTTCGGGTTTAGGAGTGCTCAACCCTTATGCACTGCGGACTTTAAGGGAACGTTTACCAGACGCAACTTTAATAGTGGATGCAGGTTTAGGTTTGCCCAGTCACGCCTGTCAGGTAATGGAAATGGGCTTTGATGGCGTATTACTGAATTCTGCCGTGGCTTTGGCCAAAGACCCTCTATTGATGGCTAAGGCTTTTTCGCAGGCTGTATCCGCAGGTCGCTCAGCATTTTTAGCCGGTGCTATGCCGAAACAGGACTTCGCCAGTCCTTCTACACCTGTGCTTGGTATGCCGTTTTGGTTGCAGGAGGCGCCATGA
- the thiS gene encoding sulfur carrier protein ThiS, whose translation MAEHMKTELSIWLNGKTEILNSYQLNDLLPRFKAPFAVALNGRFIAAVQYPDIALKAGDQLDIVSPIAGG comes from the coding sequence ATGGCTGAGCATATGAAAACAGAGCTAAGCATCTGGCTTAATGGCAAAACCGAAATCTTAAACTCCTATCAATTAAACGATCTATTGCCGCGCTTTAAAGCCCCTTTTGCAGTGGCCTTAAATGGCCGTTTTATTGCCGCAGTTCAGTATCCAGATATTGCGCTTAAAGCCGGTGATCAGTTGGATATTGTTAGCCCTATAGCCGGAGGTTAA
- a CDS encoding FAD-dependent oxidoreductase, with protein MSQTLLILGGGLMGRLCALALSEPGLWPKPARIRLLEKGSFSPSQELYQSSAAFSAAAMLSPLAESVLLEQDLVELGYRSMQLWRQLQQQLPDFSLQHQGALLLAHPQQQHLLLHLVSQIKAQPHYQPKWLTKTELTELEPSLAARFQHCCYLPGEGQLDNQAFLQHSLLLLQQRGVSLEAHSAVEFRGNHLWCNGKLEPADLVIDCRGLGASTELPLLRPVRGEVLRVKAPAVKLSRPVRLFHPRYALYIAPKGEGIFVVGATELESADQSGPSVRSTLELLSALYSVDPAFADAEILTVQASARPALPDNRPAISHQHSLIRVNGLYRHGYLLGPALAEQVTQLALLQFSEAKELCYG; from the coding sequence ATGAGCCAAACGCTGCTGATCCTCGGTGGCGGTTTAATGGGACGTTTATGCGCTTTGGCTTTGTCCGAACCTGGACTTTGGCCAAAGCCAGCCCGTATTCGCCTGCTGGAAAAGGGGAGTTTTAGCCCTTCCCAAGAGCTGTATCAATCCAGTGCTGCTTTTTCTGCTGCCGCTATGTTATCGCCTTTGGCGGAATCTGTGCTTTTAGAGCAGGATTTAGTTGAGCTGGGGTATCGCAGTATGCAGCTGTGGCGACAGCTACAACAGCAACTGCCGGATTTTAGCCTGCAACACCAAGGAGCTTTGCTGCTGGCCCACCCACAGCAACAACACCTGTTATTGCATTTGGTCAGCCAAATCAAAGCCCAGCCACATTATCAGCCCAAATGGCTGACTAAAACTGAACTGACAGAACTTGAGCCTTCGTTAGCGGCTCGTTTTCAGCATTGCTGTTATTTGCCAGGCGAAGGGCAGTTAGATAATCAGGCTTTTTTACAGCATTCTCTATTGCTATTGCAGCAAAGAGGTGTGTCGCTGGAAGCTCATTCAGCCGTTGAATTTAGAGGCAATCACCTCTGGTGTAATGGCAAGTTAGAACCCGCAGATTTGGTGATTGATTGCCGTGGTTTAGGAGCGTCCACTGAATTGCCACTATTGCGACCAGTGCGGGGAGAAGTACTGAGAGTTAAAGCACCAGCAGTAAAACTTAGTCGCCCTGTGCGGTTGTTCCATCCCCGTTATGCGCTTTATATAGCACCTAAAGGCGAGGGTATTTTTGTGGTAGGCGCTACAGAGCTGGAATCGGCCGATCAATCCGGCCCTTCGGTGCGTTCGACGCTGGAACTGCTTTCGGCTTTGTATTCAGTAGACCCTGCTTTTGCTGATGCGGAAATTTTAACTGTACAGGCTTCGGCCCGCCCCGCTTTGCCAGATAACAGACCTGCTATTTCCCATCAGCACAGCCTGATTAGGGTCAATGGTTTATACCGTCACGGTTATTTATTAGGTCCGGCCTTGGCTGAACAAGTGACCCAGCTGGCTTTGCTGCAGTTCAGCGAAGCTAAGGAGCTGTGTTATGGCTGA
- the thiC gene encoding phosphomethylpyrimidine synthase ThiC — translation MSENQNRRATRAAAEQFIQQFQGQPYPASRKVYIEGDLPGVKVGMREIELQPSLIGGTKDKPLFAPNTPIRVYDTSGPYSCPDAQINIRKGLPALRTEWIKERGDTELVTDFGSVYSKEQWLDESLQSLRFEALTERRIAKAGVAVTQLAYARRGIITPEMEYVAIRENLSRANLAAATEARTQHPGQSFGANLPTQITAEFVRQEIAAGRAILPANINHPEIEPMIIGRNFLVKVNANIGNSAVSSSIEEEVEKLLWATRWGADTVMDLSTGRYIHQTREWIIRNSPVPIGTVPLYQALEKVGGIAEDLSWELFRDTLIEQAEQGVDYFTIHAGVRLAYVPMTAKRLTGIVSRGGSIMAKWCLAHHKENFLYQHFDDICDIMRAYDISFSLGDGLRPGSIADANDEAQFAELKTLGELTHRAWAKDVQVMVEGPGHVPMQLIRENMQLQLEYCAEAPFYTLGPLTTDIAPGYDHLTSAIGAAQIGWYGCAMLCYVTPKEHLGLPDKNDVKEGMIAYKIAAHAADLAKGHPGAQIRDDALSKARFEFRWQDQFNLSLDPERARSYHDQTLPQESGKVAHFCSMCGPKFCSMKISQDVRDYVASIEVQQIDPELQQNTLHTEMQKKAQQFRESGAELYHGSDKTLSDTPQEEPQL, via the coding sequence ATGTCAGAAAATCAAAACCGTCGCGCTACCCGCGCTGCCGCCGAACAATTTATTCAGCAGTTTCAGGGCCAGCCTTATCCCGCCAGCCGCAAGGTGTATATCGAAGGCGACTTACCCGGCGTGAAAGTGGGTATGCGTGAAATTGAACTACAGCCGAGTTTAATTGGCGGTACTAAAGACAAGCCTTTATTTGCGCCTAATACCCCGATTCGGGTCTACGACACCTCAGGTCCTTATTCCTGCCCTGATGCTCAGATCAATATCCGCAAAGGTTTACCCGCTCTGCGTACCGAGTGGATCAAAGAGCGTGGCGACACTGAACTGGTCACCGACTTTGGTTCTGTCTACAGCAAAGAGCAGTGGCTGGATGAAAGCCTGCAAAGCTTAAGATTTGAAGCTTTAACAGAAAGACGCATAGCCAAAGCTGGTGTGGCAGTCACTCAGTTGGCCTATGCCCGTCGTGGCATTATTACGCCAGAAATGGAATACGTGGCTATTCGGGAAAACTTAAGTCGCGCTAATCTGGCTGCTGCCACTGAAGCCAGAACTCAGCATCCGGGCCAAAGTTTTGGTGCCAACTTACCCACACAAATTACCGCTGAATTTGTCCGGCAGGAAATAGCGGCAGGCCGCGCCATTTTGCCCGCCAATATCAATCACCCTGAAATTGAACCTATGATTATTGGCCGTAACTTTCTGGTAAAGGTAAACGCCAATATCGGCAATTCAGCAGTTAGTTCGTCCATTGAAGAAGAAGTGGAAAAGCTGCTGTGGGCCACCCGTTGGGGCGCTGATACTGTGATGGATTTATCCACTGGCCGTTATATTCATCAAACCCGAGAATGGATTATTCGCAACAGCCCTGTGCCTATTGGTACCGTGCCTTTGTATCAGGCGCTGGAAAAAGTGGGAGGTATAGCCGAAGACTTAAGCTGGGAATTATTCCGCGACACCTTAATTGAGCAGGCCGAACAAGGGGTGGATTATTTTACTATTCATGCCGGAGTGCGCTTAGCTTATGTGCCTATGACAGCCAAACGTCTGACCGGCATAGTATCCCGTGGCGGTTCTATTATGGCCAAATGGTGTCTGGCGCATCATAAGGAAAACTTTTTATATCAACACTTTGACGATATCTGCGACATTATGCGCGCTTACGATATCAGCTTTAGTTTGGGTGATGGTTTGCGCCCCGGTTCTATTGCCGATGCCAATGACGAAGCTCAGTTTGCCGAGCTGAAAACCTTAGGTGAACTGACACACCGCGCCTGGGCTAAAGATGTGCAGGTGATGGTGGAAGGCCCTGGCCATGTGCCTATGCAGCTTATTCGTGAAAATATGCAGTTGCAGCTGGAATACTGCGCTGAAGCGCCTTTTTATACTTTAGGCCCTCTAACCACTGATATAGCGCCGGGTTACGATCATCTGACGTCAGCTATTGGTGCAGCTCAGATTGGCTGGTATGGCTGCGCTATGCTTTGTTATGTCACGCCAAAGGAGCATTTGGGTTTACCTGATAAAAACGATGTCAAAGAAGGCATGATTGCCTACAAAATTGCCGCCCACGCCGCCGATTTAGCTAAAGGCCATCCGGGAGCACAAATTCGGGATGATGCTTTATCCAAAGCCCGTTTTGAGTTCCGCTGGCAGGATCAGTTTAATTTAAGTTTAGACCCTGAACGGGCCCGCTCATATCACGATCAAACCTTGCCACAAGAATCCGGCAAAGTGGCGCACTTTTGTTCTATGTGTGGCCCTAAGTTTTGTTCGATGAAAATCAGTCAGGATGTGCGCGACTATGTGGCCAGTATTGAAGTTCAGCAGATAGACCCTGAATTACAACAAAATACTCTCCACACAGAAATGCAGAAAAAAGCGCAGCAGTTCCGGGAGTCTGGCGCAGAGCTTTATCACGGCTCGGATAAAACACTCTCTGATACACCACAGGAGGAACCGCAGCTATGA
- a CDS encoding helix-turn-helix domain-containing protein gives MSLQTLKQHALNNPEVKAEYEQLEAEFNFIDQLLSMRTEAGLTQEQVAQRMQTQKSNISRLEKGNSNPSWSTLVKYAHACGFELSIKSHKI, from the coding sequence ATGAGTCTGCAAACACTAAAACAACATGCTTTAAACAATCCGGAAGTGAAGGCTGAATACGAACAGTTGGAGGCTGAATTTAACTTTATCGATCAACTCCTCTCCATGCGCACTGAAGCTGGGCTTACACAAGAACAGGTTGCACAAAGGATGCAGACACAAAAGAGCAATATCAGCCGCTTAGAAAAAGGTAACTCCAACCCCAGCTGGTCTACGCTGGTGAAATATGCCCATGCTTGTGGTTTTGAGCTTTCGATTAAGTCGCATAAGATCTGA
- a CDS encoding IS4 family transposase produces the protein MNVSRILASFIQNVTPISHKTRRESLRAAVQSCIEKQTLTVTGIGRGIAGETKEKHRIKRADRLLSNPWMQIERPLAYAALTRLLISHLPRPVIHVDWSDLDGCRGNYLLRASLAFKGRALALYEHVYPLNKKEKPEENQRFLKQLKDMLPAHCKPIIVTDSGFKVPWFQLIQQQGWDFVGRIRGKSMCHITDCGWLSCQELFKKARKQTKAFADARLTLQSEYPAQLILHKKTIKGRSKLTTLGEKSRASCSLDESRSAREPWLLATNLSVDNAKSIQQVISAYRSRMQLEENFRDTKSARYGLSLEWQGCKCPNRLAVLVLIGTLAHTLLIFIGLSGANAGLHRQFQANTTRHRAVLSYAYLALRMIARKLDHIRRRDWLNGIHEFRQITASYGDDLHA, from the coding sequence ATGAATGTAAGCCGCATCTTAGCCAGTTTTATCCAGAACGTCACTCCTATTTCTCATAAAACCCGCAGAGAATCTTTACGTGCTGCAGTACAAAGTTGCATAGAAAAACAAACACTTACCGTCACCGGTATCGGACGTGGCATCGCTGGTGAGACCAAGGAAAAACATCGTATAAAACGAGCTGACCGCTTGCTGTCCAACCCATGGATGCAGATTGAACGGCCGTTGGCTTATGCTGCACTGACCCGTCTGCTCATCAGTCATTTGCCTCGTCCCGTTATTCACGTCGACTGGTCTGATTTAGATGGCTGCCGTGGGAATTACCTGCTCAGAGCTTCACTGGCTTTTAAAGGTCGCGCGTTAGCGCTGTACGAGCATGTGTATCCGTTGAATAAGAAGGAAAAACCGGAGGAGAACCAACGCTTTCTTAAGCAATTAAAAGACATGCTTCCTGCGCACTGTAAACCCATTATTGTCACCGATTCAGGCTTTAAAGTGCCCTGGTTTCAATTGATACAGCAACAAGGTTGGGACTTTGTAGGACGAATTCGCGGGAAGTCAATGTGCCACATCACTGACTGTGGCTGGCTAAGTTGTCAGGAGTTATTTAAAAAAGCCAGAAAACAAACCAAGGCTTTTGCTGACGCCAGACTCACACTTCAGAGCGAATATCCGGCTCAATTAATCCTGCATAAAAAGACGATAAAAGGCCGGAGTAAACTCACGACGCTTGGCGAGAAAAGCCGTGCCAGTTGCAGCCTGGATGAGTCACGCAGCGCAAGGGAGCCATGGTTACTGGCCACGAACCTGAGTGTCGATAATGCTAAATCTATACAACAAGTTATCTCTGCCTACCGGTCACGTATGCAACTAGAAGAGAACTTCCGCGACACCAAATCAGCTCGTTATGGATTAAGCCTCGAATGGCAAGGCTGCAAGTGTCCCAACCGGTTAGCAGTATTAGTTCTGATAGGTACACTAGCGCATACCTTGCTGATATTTATAGGATTATCAGGAGCGAATGCTGGGCTTCACCGACAGTTTCAAGCAAACACGACTCGACACAGGGCTGTGCTGAGTTATGCCTACTTAGCCCTGAGAATGATAGCTCGAAAGCTGGACCATATAAGGCGAAGGGACTGGCTAAACGGGATCCATGAATTCAGGCAAATCACCGCTTCCTATGGAGATGATTTACATGCTTAA
- a CDS encoding zinc ribbon domain-containing protein: MKEIDYTKYSLEELLDCQREIDRAAHPERAREIDLLVRDRAKHKAVQKVSMADDQGNIAAIKTGRMPSLGQGLGEIIGGTIFGLMWISATSKEDSPEYWSLIGYFVIVSSIIGGVYHIYNALAKNRFSTLDIVSPDKEPDPFNQLMGFDHQEKPGSARFCVSCGSSIHGEYKFCPKCGKEI; this comes from the coding sequence TTGAAAGAAATTGATTATACAAAATATAGCTTAGAGGAATTACTTGATTGTCAGCGGGAAATTGACAGAGCAGCTCATCCTGAGCGAGCCAGAGAAATTGACTTATTGGTTAGAGACCGAGCTAAACATAAAGCTGTGCAAAAAGTCTCGATGGCCGATGATCAGGGAAATATAGCCGCTATAAAAACTGGCAGAATGCCATCTCTGGGCCAAGGGTTGGGTGAGATTATTGGCGGTACCATCTTCGGCCTGATGTGGATCAGTGCCACCAGCAAAGAAGACAGCCCGGAATACTGGAGTCTGATTGGCTACTTCGTCATAGTGTCTTCGATCATTGGCGGCGTTTATCATATTTATAACGCTTTAGCGAAAAATAGATTTTCAACACTCGACATCGTATCTCCTGATAAAGAACCTGATCCCTTTAATCAACTGATGGGTTTTGATCATCAGGAAAAACCGGGTAGCGCCCGTTTTTGTGTAAGTTGTGGTTCGTCAATTCATGGGGAGTACAAGTTTTGCCCAAAATGTGGGAAAGAAATTTAG
- a CDS encoding M23 family metallopeptidase, with amino-acid sequence MKKLLIINVLLLTSSIACAKPEVDCAVYPDQQSSDYLLPYQVGEAFPVVVSTGHYRASNQGVGLYAIDFDMPIGTKIVASRSGEVVAVRETFQDGNGKDLEENYVFIRHSDGSIARYFHLTHNGVLVNEGDKVKAGDLIAISGDTGQTSSHHLHFDVQQCGPNLPPGYNKLPCGQTLPVTFKNTSSHSCGLEESVSYKAL; translated from the coding sequence ATGAAAAAACTACTTATAATCAATGTATTACTTCTAACATCCTCCATAGCTTGTGCCAAGCCTGAAGTAGATTGCGCTGTCTATCCCGACCAACAAAGCTCTGATTATCTATTACCCTATCAGGTAGGAGAAGCCTTCCCTGTTGTAGTTTCGACTGGCCATTACCGCGCGTCGAACCAGGGTGTTGGCCTTTATGCGATCGACTTTGATATGCCAATAGGCACTAAAATAGTGGCATCAAGATCGGGTGAAGTGGTGGCTGTCCGCGAAACTTTTCAAGATGGCAATGGTAAAGATTTAGAAGAAAACTATGTTTTTATTCGCCATAGTGACGGCAGCATAGCGCGCTATTTTCATCTGACCCACAATGGGGTTTTGGTGAACGAAGGTGACAAAGTCAAAGCCGGTGACCTGATCGCCATTAGTGGTGATACGGGCCAGACTTCCAGCCATCATTTACATTTTGATGTGCAGCAATGTGGGCCGAACCTGCCGCCTGGCTATAACAAACTACCCTGTGGCCAAACCCTGCCTGTCACTTTTAAAAACACCAGTAGTCATAGCTGTGGTTTAGAGGAAAGCGTTAGCTATAAAGCTTTGTAG
- a CDS encoding FAD-dependent oxidoreductase, with protein MDRRHFLTLSSAAALATVAGCQFSPANALPESTDWQQLKANFSGQLLFPADAGFSRFYKAANSRFDTIIPAVIARCANTADVQQILAFARWFQLPITGRSGGHNYAGYSSTKGILLDLALMADIQLEPEEDTTWIGAGAKLGDIYDQLSKKGRSIPGGSCVGVGIAGLTQGGGFGIADRLYGLTCDALLEAELVTVDGDVLRCNEQQNVDLFWGLRGGGGGQFGIVTRLKFQTFATTDILSCHAYFALKDALPVLNLWQHWSRQLPEALWSQAALWWSGEQGHEPQLQIRVISLGQIKLLQQQWVNWLRRLPVQPVEQDVVLHNYREYMLTDCAGLEMPECKLPHQSEHAKLKRVAMAGSSDFFNKAISRAGLEALLGQVQQRQQQGLSGGILLTLMGGAISSVPADHTAFAHRDALFSAQYLVSRPVGANEKLMRGAALWVNHMRTVMQPYSTGGAYLNYTDALIKNWSEAYYGRHYETLQQLKGRYDPEQLLRFAQGIKPA; from the coding sequence TTGGACAGACGTCATTTTTTAACTTTAAGCAGTGCTGCTGCTTTAGCCACTGTAGCCGGCTGCCAGTTTAGCCCGGCCAACGCTTTGCCTGAAAGCACTGACTGGCAGCAGCTAAAAGCGAACTTTTCCGGCCAGTTATTATTTCCGGCAGATGCCGGTTTTAGTCGTTTTTATAAAGCCGCCAATTCCCGCTTTGATACCATTATTCCTGCAGTGATAGCCCGTTGTGCCAATACAGCTGATGTGCAGCAGATTTTAGCTTTTGCCCGTTGGTTTCAGTTGCCAATCACAGGCCGTAGTGGTGGCCATAACTATGCTGGTTATTCCAGCACCAAAGGTATTTTGCTGGATTTAGCATTAATGGCTGATATTCAGCTGGAGCCTGAAGAGGATACGACCTGGATAGGGGCTGGGGCTAAGCTGGGTGATATCTATGATCAGTTGAGTAAAAAAGGCCGCTCTATCCCGGGTGGTAGCTGTGTTGGAGTAGGTATTGCCGGTTTAACTCAGGGCGGAGGTTTTGGTATTGCCGACCGATTGTATGGCTTAACTTGTGACGCCTTGCTGGAAGCAGAACTGGTCACTGTGGATGGTGATGTACTGCGTTGTAACGAGCAGCAAAACGTTGATTTATTCTGGGGTTTGAGAGGAGGAGGTGGCGGCCAGTTTGGTATAGTCACCCGCCTGAAGTTTCAGACTTTTGCCACTACAGATATCTTAAGTTGCCATGCTTATTTTGCGTTAAAAGACGCTTTGCCTGTGCTGAATTTATGGCAACACTGGAGCCGTCAATTGCCCGAAGCTTTGTGGTCTCAGGCTGCCTTATGGTGGAGCGGCGAACAGGGTCATGAACCTCAGTTGCAAATACGGGTGATCAGTTTAGGTCAGATTAAATTGTTGCAGCAGCAATGGGTAAATTGGTTAAGACGCTTGCCGGTGCAACCTGTAGAGCAGGACGTGGTGCTGCATAATTACCGCGAATATATGCTGACGGATTGTGCTGGTTTGGAGATGCCAGAGTGCAAATTGCCGCATCAATCAGAGCATGCCAAACTGAAACGTGTGGCTATGGCGGGCAGTTCCGACTTTTTTAATAAAGCGATCAGCAGAGCCGGATTAGAAGCTTTATTGGGGCAGGTGCAGCAGCGTCAGCAACAAGGATTATCCGGCGGTATTTTATTGACGCTGATGGGTGGGGCTATCAGTTCTGTGCCTGCAGATCACACAGCTTTTGCTCACAGAGATGCACTCTTTAGTGCTCAGTATTTGGTGAGCCGCCCTGTCGGGGCTAATGAAAAGTTAATGCGGGGCGCTGCGCTTTGGGTCAATCATATGCGTACTGTGATGCAACCTTATAGTACCGGTGGTGCCTACTTAAACTACACCGACGCTTTGATTAAAAACTGGTCTGAAGCTTATTATGGTCGTCATTATGAAACACTACAGCAGCTCAAAGGCCGTTACGACCCGGAGCAGCTATTGCGGTTTGCCCAAGGCATAAAGCCAGCTTAA
- a CDS encoding SMP-30/gluconolactonase/LRE family protein — protein sequence MKYKLLILLVSMSGLVAHASTQPDSSDFVSDGVFHASIEGPATDKNGYLYAVNYGVEGTIGKVSPQGEVSLALTLPKGSIGNGIRFDQKGLMYIADYTGHNIWRYDGKQLQLHAHQPLMFQPNDLTIAANGVIFASDPDWKNRKGQLWRIDTDGSSSLVEKDMGTTNGVEISPDQTRLYVNESAQRRVWVYDLDKKLQASNKRLLIQFPDFGLDGMRTDAKGNLYIARYGKGVVAKVSPDGKLLKEYQLKGEFPTNVTFSQKDPTLLYVTMQKRGAVELIKL from the coding sequence ATGAAGTATAAGTTACTGATTTTATTAGTATCCATGTCGGGTTTGGTCGCGCACGCCAGCACACAACCCGACAGCAGCGATTTTGTATCTGACGGCGTTTTTCATGCAAGCATCGAAGGCCCTGCTACAGATAAAAACGGCTATTTGTATGCGGTAAATTATGGTGTCGAAGGAACTATTGGCAAAGTGAGCCCCCAAGGTGAGGTGAGCTTAGCCCTGACTTTGCCCAAAGGCAGTATTGGCAACGGTATTCGTTTTGACCAGAAAGGCCTGATGTATATAGCGGATTATACTGGCCATAATATCTGGCGTTACGACGGTAAACAGCTGCAACTGCATGCCCATCAGCCTTTAATGTTTCAGCCCAACGATTTAACCATAGCGGCCAATGGCGTTATTTTTGCCAGCGATCCGGATTGGAAAAACCGTAAAGGTCAGTTGTGGCGCATTGATACAGACGGTAGCTCCAGTCTGGTTGAAAAAGATATGGGAACGACCAATGGTGTGGAAATCAGCCCGGATCAGACCAGGTTATATGTCAATGAAAGCGCGCAGCGCAGAGTCTGGGTGTACGACCTGGATAAAAAGCTTCAGGCCAGCAATAAAAGATTGCTGATCCAGTTCCCGGATTTTGGTTTAGATGGCATGCGTACCGATGCCAAAGGTAATTTATATATAGCCCGTTATGGCAAAGGTGTGGTTGCCAAAGTCAGTCCGGATGGTAAGTTGCTGAAGGAATACCAGCTAAAAGGCGAGTTTCCAACCAACGTCACCTTTTCACAAAAAGACCCGACTTTGCTTTATGTCACTATGCAAAAACGTGGTGCTGTCGAGCTGATTAAGCTTTAG
- a CDS encoding AraC family transcriptional regulator, whose product MLSLSIRAYSPIQLSHSHEHHQLVLPLAGRLNLLINQQQFQVGTAECLVILAGTEHGFSAAEQCRFLVVDLTHLPAHLLHLTQPVFQLSARMQPYLLVLEQLLLQQNQQLLPTAQQFFLQLLEAEQPAPAVDKRVRQALLYMQDHLAEELDLVKLASKASLSLSQFKQLFRQQLGRSPGQYLTTLRMQHSRTLLLFSNLTVQQIALECGYQSASAFSARFSQLFGQSPQQFRGQQYRGSAKA is encoded by the coding sequence ATGCTCAGCCTATCGATTCGCGCTTATAGCCCCATTCAACTTAGTCACAGCCATGAGCATCATCAGTTGGTGTTGCCTTTGGCTGGCCGGTTAAATTTGCTGATCAATCAGCAGCAATTTCAGGTGGGTACCGCAGAATGTCTGGTGATACTTGCTGGCACAGAACATGGCTTTTCCGCCGCTGAACAATGCCGGTTTTTAGTTGTAGATTTAACGCATTTACCTGCACATTTGCTGCATTTAACTCAACCGGTGTTTCAGTTGTCTGCTCGGATGCAACCCTATTTATTAGTTTTGGAGCAGCTGTTACTGCAACAAAATCAGCAACTATTGCCAACAGCACAGCAGTTTTTTCTACAATTACTGGAAGCAGAACAACCAGCACCAGCAGTGGACAAAAGAGTACGTCAGGCTCTGCTTTACATGCAGGACCATCTGGCAGAAGAGTTAGATTTAGTGAAGTTGGCCAGCAAAGCAAGTTTGAGTCTGAGTCAGTTTAAACAGTTGTTTCGCCAGCAGTTAGGCCGCAGCCCAGGTCAGTATTTAACAACTTTACGAATGCAGCACAGCCGTACTTTATTGCTGTTTTCCAACTTAACAGTGCAACAAATAGCGCTGGAATGTGGCTATCAATCGGCTTCTGCCTTTAGCGCGCGTTTTTCACAGCTTTTTGGGCAAAGCCCACAACAGTTCAGAGGACAGCAGTACAGAGGTTCAGCTAAAGCTTAA
- a CDS encoding chlorhexidine efflux transporter — protein sequence MRSNLDWFRHAFAYECGAIVLRTLCTLAVADTALGSASAFSLFSSFTVFFLTLTHTKVFDYFLWRATGSLAKTGKVRLLHCVSYELAGAAISIPLTLWLLDFNLTQALWREALMFIVFLMYTYLYNYGYDRLFPVPHAQPIDSRL from the coding sequence ATGCGAAGCAACCTGGATTGGTTTCGTCATGCTTTTGCTTATGAATGTGGCGCTATAGTTCTGAGAACTTTATGCACTCTGGCTGTGGCGGATACAGCTCTTGGCAGCGCTTCTGCTTTTTCGTTATTCAGCTCATTTACTGTATTTTTTCTAACCTTAACTCACACTAAAGTTTTTGATTACTTCCTGTGGCGCGCCACTGGCTCTTTAGCCAAAACAGGCAAAGTGCGGCTTTTGCATTGCGTCAGTTATGAACTAGCCGGCGCAGCGATCAGCATTCCTTTAACCTTATGGCTGCTGGATTTTAATCTGACTCAGGCTTTATGGCGGGAAGCCTTGATGTTTATCGTGTTTTTGATGTACACCTACCTGTATAACTATGGCTACGATCGCTTATTTCCGGTACCTCATGCTCAGCCTATCGATTCGCGCTTATAG